The following coding sequences lie in one Rutidosis leptorrhynchoides isolate AG116_Rl617_1_P2 chromosome 4, CSIRO_AGI_Rlap_v1, whole genome shotgun sequence genomic window:
- the LOC139842016 gene encoding uncharacterized protein has translation MSEEEVENKINQTITNLLPNIIAQAIDAMRNQGGKTFKHEDGDEYVEKKARPLSFSTAVEAENWITHIEKIYRVLGCEERFWVPLAVYKLEGDAQHWWISLRQAKGGIDFEDSLDWADFKELFFRQYFSEAEKEVVIREYANIKQGNDESINDFTKRFLRLVGLIGAAAGSAEDQARKYKWAVHGRYRSKMINLKCFDVVEAADYARNLEMERTEYLNTKNDEGKNKRVKIAQPLRSVPPPTNKHGQQSGNQGYRGNNWNNRGNQLRIDNGPNNNNHVISAPKAQKLISHGCVGYLASIQNLSIESPSLENIDVVREFPDVFPDELQGLPPVREVEFLIDLIPGSQPISKAPYRMAPLELQELKEQLQELIDCGFIRPSVSP, from the exons ATGTCTGAGGAGGAGGTAGAAAACAAGATTAACCAAACTATCACGAATTTGTTACCCAACATTATAGCTCAAGCTATTGACGCTATGCGTAATCAAGGTGGCAAGACTTTTAAGCATGAAGACGGGGATGAGTATGTGGAAAAGAAAGCT CGTCCGTTGTCATTCAGCACTGCTGTTGAAGCTGAAAATTGGATCACTCACATTGAGAAGATATACCGAGTGCTTGGTTGTGAAGAGAGGTTTTGGGTGCCATTGGCTGTTTATAAACTAGAGGGGGATGCTCAGCATTGGTGGATCTCTTTGAGACAAGCGAAAGGGGGTATCGATTTTGAGGATTCATTAGATTGGGCTGATTTCAAAGAGTTGTTTTTCCGTCAGTACTTTTCTGAGGCGGAGAAAGAGGTTGTGATTCGGGAGTATGCGAATATTAAGCAAGGGAATGATGAGTCTATTAATGATTTCACTAAGAGGTTTTTGAGACTTGTAGGTTTGATTGGGGCTGCTGCTGGGTCTGCTGAGGACCAAGCCCGTAAGTACAAATGGGCTGTTCATGGGCGTTACCGCTCTAAAATGATTAATCTGAAATGTTTTGATGTCGTTGAGGCAGCCGATTATGCTCGGAATTTAGAGATGGAGCGAACCGAGTATTTGAATACTAAAAATGATGAGGGTAAAAACAAGAGGGTTAAAATTGCACAACCATTACGATCTGTGCCTCCACCGACTAACAAACATGGTCAGCAATCTGGGAACCAAGGGTATCGTGGTAATAATTGGAATAATAGAGGAAATCAGCTAAGGATTGACAACGGgccaaataataataatcatg TTATCTCAGCGCCTAAGGCGCAAAAGCTCATTTCACATGGTTGTGTTGGTTATTTAGCTTCTATTCAGAATTTGTCTATCGAGAGTCCTTCGCTTGAAAATATTGATGTTGTTCgagagtttcccgatgtatttcctgatGAATTGCAGGGTTTGCCTCCAGTCCGTGAAGTTGAATTTTTGATTGATTTGATTCCTGGTTCTCAACCGATATCAAAAGCTCCTTATCGTATGGCACCACTAGAGTTGCAAGAACTCAAGGAGCAATTGCAAGAACTGATAGattgtggttttattcgaccaagtgtGTCCCCTTGA